From Amyelois transitella isolate CPQ chromosome 17, ilAmyTran1.1, whole genome shotgun sequence:
GCTATGTACTCCGGATCACAGTCTCTGTACTTTTGGAGCTCTTTCGTCAATTTCCCCTCTTGTCTCACCATCTCATCAAGTTCTGACAAAGTAGCTATTCTTTCTTTGTTGTTCTCTCGTCCAACCTTAATTTAAGTTTGATTTACAAGTGTAGGTTTACCTTTACGTAAAAGTTAGAGATTCTCTGcctgtttgaaataaaaaaattatggaatCCTCTCTTATTGCAACCCTAGACCACATAGGGAACCCACACGCTTTTAAATgtttgatatgtcagtcaattgATTCATGTtctcttatacatatattagatTCTATGATTGCAGTACAAATAGCTTTGTTTGTATAGGATTTGCatggtataattttatttgatttttgaaaatataatactatAGAGTTCTATTTTCAATCAACTATATAGATTTAACCATGCCATATTGGGCAACCtctgaatttttttacaaatatttgccTAAATTCCTTATATTAGATTGACATTTGAAACAAATAGCAAGGGTAGTCAGTTAATATACAcacacttaattataaaagaaaactacTTACGGACTCAGTGAGAATAGCATCTTCTGTCTTTTTCAGCTTCTTGTTACAGTCCTCCAGTTCATTTTGTAATTCAGTTAGCTTCCGTTTTTTTGCTGTTCTGGCTTTGCTGTCATTTAACAGAAAAACATGATGTAAGATATTTGCCCATGTCTTAATGACATGAAAACaccaaaaaatttattactagTGATGCAACGTGAAGTGACTAACAACACAGTGCAAACTGCTTCTActctaaaaaattaataattcttcttgatgagctagcaacttaTATCTTacttccatcattaaaccattaAATAAACATCACCTTTGAGTcttgtaacatacatatattatatatatataatcacgtctttatacagcagtctcaaaaagacagaaaggccatgttcagctgtacagcttaatgatggaattgagattaaaatagtgacaagttctATTgcacatcacctaaaaaagaatcccaccAAGTCTACCGTAActatatcattttatttatttctatttaatattgttttatgtgATTTTTATAGTGTTTACCTTGGAAATGACCAAAAATATATGGAGGTTCCAATTTTCTCGGAGTCCACCAAGTGATCATCCACTAAACTTTGCACCACTTCCTTTACTGATTGCACTGTTAtgcctttttcttttggtgcaatTTTTTCCAActcctgtttgaaatattacaaaatatatatgtatattctaaAATCTAGTAAGATTTCAATTCATAGCAATTATCACAGTTttacaagtttatttattattaataaatattgttaacaaaatgtatattatatatttatacattttgttcacgatatttttattttactatttagttaattttgatcaagataattaaggacgtcctggtaaagggtcaggtcaaaagtacccgaaaccgccgagcttgtatgaagagagttatgaatgtggacgaagcgaaagaagtatgcagagatcgtggcaagtggaaagaggtagtctctgcctacccctccgggaaagaggcgtgattttatgtatgtatgtatgtatgttaattttgatGTCAATATTGTCAGTCAAGAGATCTTAAAAGAGAAAATACTGTATCCACTCAAAGCCAATTTATAGaacaaaaaatagaattacCATATCAGTTtatactatttgaatgtcaatgccattaaagccataaagctgaatgtggcatttcagtcttttcaagaccgttggcttaGTCAACCCCGCAgttgatatagacgtgtttatatgtacatgTGTACTGTAAACCTccttttttaatctcaaaaaAATGGTTCATACcttcaattgaaaaaaatcctTGCTTTGATGGAATATCTCCAGCATCCTCGTTTTTTTCTCATCAGCACTAAGCCCCCGTTTCTTCGACATCTTTCAGTGACCCGGCAATGAAGCAGTTCTTACTCCACTTGGACGAGACAATCGCGCTTGGCAGAAAATTTATCCTACAGGACCTGGACGACACACATCTATTCATTCAAGCAGACATAGTTGAAACATTACAAGCTAGAGTAGACGACTTGATGGACCAATTAAGTATTCCTGTTCATGATAAAGGATTGTAAACAAAATGGCCGCCAGGGAGTCCGGTAGAGTTAAAGAAGCAGAGAAAAGACGGGTTTTAGATGATGCAGCGAGGAAACGAAGAGCTAGGAAGGCCGTTGAAGCCTTGGAACAAGACAACTTCCACGATGACCCACATGCTGATCTGGTTATGTCGAAGAAGGTCCCAAAATTTGCAGATTCAAATGAAAAGCCGACGAGGAAGAAGAAAGCGAAAGGTGCAGAGTATTATAAGATGAGGTTCAGGAAAACATTTGTGCAACTTGTAGAAGAAGATGCTAGTTTTAGACCGGACCCTCCTAATTATTTGTCAGCGCAGGCACCACCATCAAAGTAaggttttatacatatattataccaTTTTTATTCACGCTTTCACTGCTAAAGTAATGGACtggttttgataaatttttttaagattatacgtattaaatttttcaagtCTTGTCCTTACTCTTGCTAATGAAATGTATTAATATACTGGTCGTATCCTTCTCAATAATTGAATTTAACGTCGATAACTGTATGTTAACTCCATGATAGATAACTCTCAGTACAAAATTTCTTGTGCGAAAAATAGACTGTAGAAATTTTAACTGTGaattttgttgtaaataagttaaattttaagtttatgtacttattattttacttacagaTTTCCTGATCGACATTTCTGCGCCGTGTGTGGATTCCCTTCCTGTTACACTTGCATACCTTGTGGAGCGAGATATTGCAGCGTTAGATGTCTCGGTACGCATTTAGATACGAGGTGTCTCAAATGGACCGCATAAATAGACGTATGTTTGAATATTAGTtgtaatttacttactttttcgTAATAAAATCCAATCCAAAGCACCCAAATACGCAGatcgttttatttttcccGCGTCTTCATCACCTCACACGTgatttagtttttagtttataaCCGGTAGGGGGCGTTATACTGCCAGTGCTTTCATATTACTTCTTTTCGACGGTAGATGCCGTTAAATGCAGTTCTATTTTAGTACGCCTACTCGACGGTAGATGGcctacaatttttattaggaCGTTTGCTTTTGTACAACATGGCgtattttctgtttattttaattccttCATAGATGGCACCaatgtacatttaaaaaaaatcttggtaCCTAATAATTTTTGCAAAATCTAAAGAATGGTTTACTATTCAAGGTTCACTAGAATAGAATGTACCTGATACACATACGTATAACATCTGAGTAATATATCTCACAAGAAAggttttcacaaaattttaccCACTCATTCTTATACTTTatgctttttataataatcttattacaataaaaagttGAAACATCCAACCGCTATTCTGGACACAATATAAAAGCGGTTATCAGTTAATAAAAGCAGTCTCCATACACCTAGGGTATAAAGGGGCGGCCACAGTGGAGTATTGACATTAGCCACGTGCCACGTTATCACACCCTAAGCAGCTGGAGTGATAAGGGAGCCATTGTAGCCAAGACAGATGGCAAAACCACTTCCTACATCCGGTACTAATTATTGCCTACCTAATGTTGCACGTTTTGTAAACTTGTGGAGGTGCCCTTGGAGAATTGGTGGAAGAGAGAAAGGATCGTGAAGATCTATCTAGTCTATGTATAtgccaattttaatttttccagGAGTTTATtcgatataagtaataatgCAATCTTTATACTTGATTTTAACCGAATGGATGGAGGTAGTTTTCGTAGAGAAGTCTCTACCCTAAGTCTTAAACTTGCATAAGGAAGATGATAcagcttaaaatttttattcattattatgggacacttcatattacttaataattatcaagtggaattatgtaagtagtctttatctttgcttgcgcgatttacactcttcgctgttattggctgatatCGTCGCGTGATTGTTGTcacttgtggcgtagagatgtcgccacacatgctattattttttcttcggCTAAGAGATGAGTCCCAAGTTGGAAAGCCTTTCCCTCAATCTTTGCCTTCATTGACTTATACAATGCGTGGGAAGAGAAGCACCCGACACATACTAGTTATGTTTAGTTATAATGTCGTTTTTTCAAGGGGGGCTGATCTAGGATCACATTTTGAATCTAatcaatgtaaataaataaaataaaatgtaaggaACAAACGGACAACCGTTccgtttttatatatataaatgaacaCGGAACTCTTTCGTCCCGCCATTGATTGGGCGGAcgagaaaattttaaaatgtctgtTTGACAAGTAAGAAGATTTTGCGTGTTTTGTCCGTTCGTTTTTgaatactaatttatttcttctatattttactaatatCATTTTCCATCTTCTCTTCCTCTGACTGCACTTCACCTTCCATAAAGTAAGCCTTCAATCTTTtgcttcattttcatattgaCTTTGAGTCCGACTACTGAATTACAAACTGTCATTTTAATCGggcttaaattaaaacaaggaAATAGTTTTGTGTacttttcatcatttattctCTGTTcatcttaatttaatttttacagtaTTGCCACTTCACAATTActggttttaattaatttaaataggttCCTAGTCAGAAATAGTATACTGAAATTTTTTCCATTTAGTTACGTTAcacaatgcaattttttttatatttcagcctacctataatttattatcacaATGATTAAAAGGCTGTATTTTTTCTGGGAATAAACGTCGAATAGGTCATATAAATACGATACGTCGATAAAACTTAAACAAGTAATTCTATAAGAGTCCTCTAGGACTATTATAGCTTATGAGGGACATCAATAAGTGGCAACATTTTCatgtttacaaattaaaaacgaCAAAACAAAACCCGAAATAAGAACATAAAAGGCTGTAAATTTACAGCTTTTTAACTTAAcacaaataaagatttctaTTTACACACAgcatttaattacttattatttacagGAAAtgcattaattacatttagttacatacatacagtttgCTTAAAATTACTGACtcgatttcaataaatatacgtattattaaagccaaatatattttacactaGCTATTGCCTGAGGCTTTGCCTGCGTGGACCTCCACTGCTGCGCCACAAAACATGATTGTAAATCTCATTTTAAAGTCGGTAAAATTTGGGTCTATTTCCTTTTTAATGAACAGCGGTTTTAGCTAGGAAAAACAAACTAACAGACTTTTTCGATTAactaacattattataatgaatacataataacgaacattttcaattttatgtattcatCATTAGAATGTTTATTCTCTTTAATACTGGAATTGAGGAATGGTTAACAtcaattattatcattaaatgTAACATTACCTACATCTAATACAGATCATCTAATATAGGCCATTATAAGGATGGGAAATATCTAAAAGGGAAAAAGTttgttaagaattttaaagaaatgatattttaaCATCTCTATGTGTAAACATAACACTATGACACATAGATCAGTCAAAAAAAcaggtaattaaattaaatatgattttacaaattaacggATTTATCGATAAATTGATTGTGTTGTTGCTACTACCCTTATCATTAAAACCTTAACGTCTTTTATATTAGGTAATGCGAGATCCAAaaactacataattataagtaggtattactGCAGGAACATTTTCGTACAAATTCTTTATCAGTCAAATCGTCTACAACATCAATCTAATCAGATACATGCAAATTTATTGTCGTTTTTGTACTAACACAGATGAAACATTAATTCAGGCTTCATAGGACGGTATAGTTATGTCTACcgtgactgacagacaaacaTTTTCTACTTTTCTTTCCAATTCACACAATCGTTTCCTCACAAGCCTTTTCTTTTGTCGGAGTTAAGTCATCGACTAATTTGTCTATAGATCCTGGTAGATTGGTAGGATCCTGGAAATTTCTAACTAGGTGTATTCGGTCATAGGCAACCATTGTTAcgttttatcattaaattgcTTTTATAGGGCCTGTCATGGCACGACGCAGGTTTTATCAGCTTTCTTCTGGCCTAGCTTAGTCTGGAATCACAACCCAACGAGCTAACTTCCATTCCTTCACGGATCATCCTTCTTCTTCCGTAGCTTCCCTTCCGTGTGTATCGTTTGCGTCACGGCCTCCACTGCTGTCGATAAATCAGCTTCAGGATCTATCGCAGTTGATAAAGCAGCAATGTATGCGCACGCTATTCGTAAAACCGATAATTTGGAAAGTTTCTGGTTGTGACTATACGCAGGAACTGATCTCCGAAGAGTGTCGAAGGCTGCGCTTATAGTGTGGACTCTGGTTCTTTCTCTGGCGTTGGCTTCTATTCTCCTTTCCCTGGTCATGTTCTTGTAGTTCCTCTGTTCCCTGGGTTTAGG
This genomic window contains:
- the LOC106134261 gene encoding meiotic nuclear division protein 1 homolog, coding for MSKKRGLSADEKKTRMLEIFHQSKDFFQLKELEKIAPKEKGITVQSVKEVVQSLVDDHLVDSEKIGTSIYFWSFPSKARTAKKRKLTELQNELEDCNKKLKKTEDAILTESVGRENNKERIATLSELDEMVRQEGKLTKELQKYRDCDPEYIAQLKTDTENLKTAINRWTENIYILKSYIKNTFQMENDVIDQSFGLPQDLDYVE
- the LOC106134263 gene encoding general transcription factor IIH subunit 5 yields the protein MVNVMKGVLVECDPAMKQFLLHLDETIALGRKFILQDLDDTHLFIQADIVETLQARVDDLMDQLSIPVHDKGL
- the LOC106134262 gene encoding zinc finger HIT domain-containing protein 1, which gives rise to MAARESGRVKEAEKRRVLDDAARKRRARKAVEALEQDNFHDDPHADLVMSKKVPKFADSNEKPTRKKKAKGAEYYKMRFRKTFVQLVEEDASFRPDPPNYLSAQAPPSKFPDRHFCAVCGFPSCYTCIPCGARYCSVRCLGTHLDTRCLKWTA